The following are encoded in a window of Halosolutus halophilus genomic DNA:
- a CDS encoding NADPH-dependent FMN reductase, whose amino-acid sequence MTDIHVVAISGSLRETSYTRRALERVLAAADRAGASTELLDLREFELPLFDADVDRDDAGDADDLARRVREADAIVLGTPMYHGSYSSPLKTALDYCGFDEFADKTVGLLAVSGGAFPVTALDHLRSVCRALNAWVIPHEAAIPNASAAIEDGEFVDPKLEERVATLGRRAVQYATIEPDPGSFESDQNVGAEGK is encoded by the coding sequence ATGACCGACATCCACGTCGTCGCTATCAGCGGGAGTCTCCGCGAAACGAGTTACACCAGACGGGCCCTCGAACGGGTCCTCGCCGCGGCCGATCGGGCCGGTGCCAGTACCGAACTGCTCGACCTCCGGGAGTTCGAGTTGCCGCTGTTCGACGCTGACGTCGACAGGGACGACGCCGGCGACGCGGACGACCTCGCCAGACGGGTGCGGGAGGCGGACGCCATCGTACTCGGCACGCCGATGTACCACGGCTCCTACTCCTCCCCGCTGAAGACCGCCCTCGATTACTGTGGCTTCGACGAGTTCGCGGACAAGACCGTCGGGCTGTTGGCAGTGTCTGGTGGTGCGTTCCCCGTGACGGCCCTGGATCACCTGCGATCGGTCTGTCGGGCGCTCAACGCGTGGGTGATCCCCCACGAGGCGGCGATTCCGAACGCGAGCGCGGCCATCGAGGACGGCGAGTTCGTCGACCCGAAACTCGAGGAACGGGTCGCGACGCTCGGCCGGCGTGCGGTCCAGTACGCGACCATCGAACCGGACCCGGGATCGTTCGAGAGCGACCAGAACGTGGGCGCGGAGGGCAAGTGA
- a CDS encoding DNA-methyltransferase yields the protein METTHRVFVGDARDLSAVADDAVELVVTSPPYPMIEMWDDLFTDLDPAIGDALAAGDGRGAFEAMHAQLDRVWDELERVLVDGGIACINVGDATRSVDGSFRVYPNHARILEAFESRGFDPLPDVLWRKPANSAAKFMGSGTLPPNAYVTLEHEYVLVFRNGGDSREFEPRADRRYEAAFFWEERNRWFSDVWTDVRGELQTLEGDAVDDDLRERSAAYPLEIPYRLICMYSAYGDTVLDPFWGTGTTSLAAMCAGRHSVGYELEPAFREVFDDRVAEVPTLSRSIGRARLDRHREFVAERRADGKALSYEAEHYDTGVVTKMERGLRFREVTAVDPIEEGYRAEHEPLSIE from the coding sequence ATGGAGACGACTCACCGCGTGTTCGTCGGTGACGCCCGGGACCTGTCGGCGGTCGCCGACGACGCCGTCGAACTCGTCGTCACCTCGCCGCCGTACCCGATGATCGAGATGTGGGACGACCTCTTTACCGACCTCGATCCGGCCATCGGCGACGCGCTCGCGGCCGGCGACGGCCGGGGAGCGTTCGAGGCGATGCACGCCCAACTCGATCGGGTCTGGGACGAACTCGAGCGCGTGCTCGTCGACGGTGGGATCGCGTGTATCAACGTCGGGGACGCGACCCGATCGGTCGACGGGAGTTTCCGGGTGTATCCGAACCACGCCCGGATCCTCGAGGCGTTCGAGTCGCGGGGGTTCGACCCGTTACCGGACGTCCTCTGGCGCAAGCCGGCAAACAGCGCCGCGAAGTTCATGGGGAGCGGCACGCTCCCGCCCAACGCCTACGTCACGCTCGAACACGAGTACGTGCTCGTCTTCCGGAACGGCGGCGACAGCCGCGAGTTCGAACCGCGGGCCGATCGGCGGTACGAGGCGGCCTTCTTCTGGGAGGAGCGCAACCGCTGGTTCTCGGACGTCTGGACCGACGTGCGCGGCGAACTCCAGACGCTCGAGGGCGACGCCGTCGACGACGACCTCCGCGAGCGATCGGCGGCGTACCCGCTCGAGATCCCCTACCGCCTGATCTGTATGTACTCGGCCTACGGCGACACCGTCCTCGACCCCTTCTGGGGGACCGGGACGACGTCACTGGCCGCGATGTGTGCCGGTCGACACTCGGTCGGGTACGAACTCGAACCGGCGTTCCGCGAGGTATTCGACGACCGGGTCGCCGAGGTGCCGACGCTCTCGCGATCGATCGGCCGAGCGCGGCTCGATCGCCATCGGGAGTTCGTCGCCGAGCGCCGCGCCGACGGGAAGGCTCTCTCATACGAGGCCGAGCACTACGACACCGGCGTCGTCACGAAGATGGAACGGGGGCTCCGCTTCCGCGAGGTGACGGCGGTCGATCCGATCGAGGAGGGGTACCGGGCCGAACACGAGCCGCTGTCGATCGAGTGA
- a CDS encoding gamma-glutamyltransferase family protein, whose translation MNVDLDRFDSRRSTVYANRGMVATSQPLAAEAGVSILREGGNAFDAAVATAAALNVVEPTSTGLGGDVFALYRTADGEVGAMRSCGSAPADASIETVTQALEGTDDLERYYPASRGYAVDGDASGDDLEMPFLGPHAVTVPGTARGWEATVKELGRKTLGEVLQPAIRYATEGYPVSPVIAYYWQGAEDLFRDGHAREAYLFDGESPDPGQTVTLPRLGESMQQIADEGADAFYEGSIADAIVEEIQSAGGFMTHDDLADFEPEFIEPVSTTYSGAEVYELPPNNQGLIALEALNVAEEIGAGEHDYDSPDRVHAFAEATKLAFVDGHHYVTDPEYEAIPPLADKSYARERARAIGETPIQDPAVGVPNANAEDSDTVLLTVGDEEGNLVSYINSRFAGFGSGLVAGETGIALQNRGASFSLDPAHPNSLEPGKRPFHTLVPAIAKLDEDDWMAFGVMGGYMQPQGHVQVLSNIVDYGMDPQAALDAPRWRYREDGTLGVEERLPNAAKLARRGHDVSVLPPVMFGGAQLVRRRGDTLAGATEPRKDGNPIGY comes from the coding sequence ATGAACGTCGATCTCGATCGCTTCGACTCGCGACGATCGACCGTCTACGCCAACCGCGGGATGGTCGCGACGAGCCAGCCGCTCGCAGCGGAAGCGGGCGTATCGATCCTCCGGGAGGGCGGAAACGCCTTCGACGCCGCGGTGGCGACGGCGGCGGCGCTCAACGTCGTCGAACCGACCTCGACCGGGCTGGGCGGCGACGTCTTCGCGCTCTACCGGACCGCCGACGGCGAGGTGGGTGCGATGCGCTCGTGTGGCTCCGCGCCGGCCGACGCGTCGATCGAGACCGTGACGCAGGCGCTCGAGGGGACGGACGACCTCGAACGCTACTATCCGGCGTCGCGAGGATACGCCGTCGACGGAGACGCGAGCGGCGACGACCTCGAGATGCCGTTTCTCGGCCCCCACGCGGTGACGGTCCCCGGGACGGCCCGCGGCTGGGAGGCGACGGTCAAGGAACTCGGCCGGAAGACGCTCGGCGAGGTGCTCCAGCCGGCGATCCGCTACGCGACCGAGGGGTATCCCGTCTCCCCGGTGATCGCGTACTACTGGCAGGGTGCCGAGGACCTCTTCCGAGACGGGCATGCCCGCGAGGCGTACCTCTTCGACGGCGAGAGCCCGGACCCGGGCCAGACCGTGACCCTGCCCCGACTCGGCGAATCCATGCAGCAGATCGCCGACGAGGGCGCGGACGCGTTCTACGAGGGGTCGATCGCGGACGCGATCGTCGAGGAGATCCAGTCCGCGGGCGGGTTCATGACGCACGACGACCTCGCGGACTTCGAACCCGAGTTCATCGAACCCGTCAGCACCACCTACAGCGGAGCGGAAGTGTACGAACTCCCGCCGAACAACCAGGGCCTGATCGCACTCGAGGCGCTGAACGTCGCCGAGGAGATCGGTGCGGGCGAGCACGACTACGACTCGCCCGATCGGGTACACGCCTTCGCGGAGGCGACGAAACTCGCGTTCGTCGACGGCCACCACTACGTCACGGATCCCGAGTACGAGGCGATCCCGCCGCTTGCGGACAAATCGTACGCGCGCGAGCGGGCACGGGCGATCGGCGAGACGCCCATCCAGGACCCCGCGGTCGGCGTGCCGAACGCGAACGCCGAGGATTCGGACACGGTCTTGCTCACTGTCGGCGACGAGGAGGGGAACCTCGTCTCCTACATCAATTCCCGCTTCGCCGGTTTCGGGAGCGGACTCGTCGCCGGCGAGACGGGGATCGCGCTCCAGAACCGCGGCGCGTCGTTCTCGCTCGACCCTGCCCACCCCAACAGCCTCGAACCGGGCAAACGGCCGTTCCACACCCTGGTCCCTGCGATCGCGAAACTCGACGAGGACGACTGGATGGCCTTCGGTGTCATGGGCGGGTACATGCAACCGCAAGGGCACGTCCAGGTGCTCTCGAACATCGTCGATTACGGGATGGACCCGCAGGCGGCACTCGACGCGCCACGCTGGCGGTACCGCGAGGACGGGACGCTCGGCGTCGAGGAACGGCTCCCGAACGCCGCGAAACTGGCCCGACGGGGCCACGACGTCTCCGTCCTCCCGCCGGTCATGTTCGGCGGCGCGCAACTGGTCCGCCGCCGGGGTGACACTCTCGCCGGCGCGACCGAACCGCGTAAGGACGGCAACCCGATCGGGTACTGA
- a CDS encoding PAS domain-containing protein: MNSGLASPEPIPVRVLVVGSSDWGQRVSTAFEDDEITITISGPVADVDDAELASADCVLTDDRAVLSAVESKPVLFVVESDADRDVGGLLDDDATDVIPEATIDDPPLLAHRLRQTIQFHSTRAAVERREEWFRALIERSSDLLTVLSESGQVTYVSPSVERVVGAEPTELLGNHVIDSVHPDDRADVVQTFDAVCDDDLGTTRTVEYRYLDDDDTWGIYEAVLTNRLDDPVVGGVIASIRDVTQFHRVQQELGESFERVTDAFFALDTEFRFTYVNDRAGELLDFEPGDLLGREFLEVFPGMQETEFERQSLEAMDEQEPRTLERYYDPYDMWIEARIYPSRSGISVYFRDVTDRVERKRELAERTERLQVLVENAPIILYVLDDDGTFTLSEGRGLENIGIEPGEVIGNSVFEVFDNYPDVCDDARRALNGESVHRQRRIRDRVFESWYRPITREGTIDRVIGVAVDVTERVQYQEALNALHEATTHLLAVESKQAACEYIVDVATDVLDLDSVVYRFDEQHNELVPAAYSAEFESAIGSPPRLGPDGGSAWQTFVDGTPTVFDDVDASEQWFDASAVRSGLYVPLGEHGVLVALSPESNEYDEETVELAELFATTAEAALDRIGRTRRLHDHERELKQQNIHLERLNHANQVRQDIEQLLLMADSRTEIEEGICDRLVDLESCSMAWIGEPDPSGNQIRSRTVSGLDRGYLDSVAVTTVEDTAAEPAGRTARSRTPTHVENVADAVRDGAWRADALSRNFQSVYAVPLVYDDFLYGVLTIYGEDRDVFDETLRSTLAELGETIAYTIDAVKRKNALVDDDRTEVELELDRESTLCRLATRLDARLTFEGATSREDGSTIVFVSVDRSIDGADLDGSAADVDGIEHASIIADIEAQTLVQLQFTGSFLGSIVDAHGATLRAFTTDGTTARAVIDVPDAIEIREVLSDIERHGIPASMVARREQPTAEDTSLDARSRNALLETLTDRQREVVQTAFHGGFFEWPRETTGEEIAESLDISAPAFHKHVRSVEGKLFTALFDSTTAVPDG; the protein is encoded by the coding sequence ATGAACAGCGGTCTCGCGAGTCCGGAGCCGATCCCGGTGCGAGTACTCGTCGTCGGCTCGTCAGACTGGGGCCAGCGGGTTTCGACGGCGTTCGAGGACGACGAGATCACGATCACGATCAGTGGGCCGGTCGCGGACGTCGACGACGCCGAACTCGCGTCCGCAGATTGCGTCCTCACGGACGATCGGGCCGTGCTCTCGGCCGTCGAATCGAAACCGGTGCTCTTCGTCGTCGAGTCCGACGCCGATCGTGACGTCGGCGGACTCCTCGACGACGATGCCACCGACGTGATCCCGGAGGCGACGATCGACGACCCGCCATTGCTCGCCCATCGACTCAGACAGACCATCCAGTTCCACTCGACGCGAGCGGCGGTCGAGCGACGCGAGGAGTGGTTCCGCGCACTGATCGAACGATCGTCGGATCTGCTCACCGTCCTCTCGGAGTCGGGTCAGGTGACGTACGTCAGCCCGTCGGTGGAGCGCGTCGTCGGCGCCGAACCGACCGAACTGCTCGGCAACCACGTGATCGACTCCGTCCACCCCGACGACAGGGCTGACGTCGTCCAGACGTTCGACGCGGTCTGTGACGACGATCTCGGCACGACGCGGACCGTCGAGTACCGGTACCTGGACGACGACGACACCTGGGGCATCTACGAGGCCGTGCTGACGAACCGACTCGACGACCCCGTCGTCGGGGGCGTGATCGCCTCGATACGCGACGTGACGCAGTTCCACCGGGTCCAGCAGGAACTCGGCGAGTCGTTCGAACGGGTGACGGACGCGTTCTTCGCTCTGGACACCGAGTTCCGCTTTACGTACGTCAACGATCGAGCGGGGGAACTGCTCGACTTCGAGCCCGGAGACCTGCTCGGCCGGGAGTTCCTCGAGGTGTTCCCCGGCATGCAGGAGACGGAGTTCGAGCGCCAGTCGCTCGAGGCGATGGACGAGCAGGAGCCCCGGACGCTCGAGCGATACTACGACCCCTACGACATGTGGATCGAGGCGCGGATCTACCCCTCTCGATCGGGAATTTCGGTCTACTTCCGCGACGTTACCGACCGCGTCGAACGCAAGCGTGAACTGGCCGAGCGGACCGAACGGTTACAGGTGCTCGTCGAGAACGCCCCGATCATCCTCTACGTGCTCGACGACGACGGCACGTTTACGCTCTCGGAGGGGCGCGGCCTCGAGAACATCGGTATCGAGCCAGGCGAGGTGATCGGCAACTCGGTCTTCGAGGTGTTCGACAACTACCCGGACGTCTGCGACGACGCGAGACGCGCCCTCAACGGCGAGTCGGTCCACCGCCAGCGGCGGATCCGCGACCGCGTCTTCGAGAGCTGGTACCGACCGATCACCCGAGAGGGGACGATCGATCGGGTCATCGGCGTTGCCGTCGACGTCACCGAACGAGTCCAGTACCAGGAGGCGCTGAACGCCCTCCACGAGGCGACCACGCATCTCCTGGCCGTCGAATCCAAACAGGCCGCGTGTGAGTACATCGTCGACGTCGCGACCGACGTTCTCGACCTCGACAGCGTCGTCTACCGGTTCGACGAGCAGCACAACGAACTCGTTCCGGCGGCGTACTCGGCGGAGTTCGAGTCGGCGATCGGGTCACCACCTCGTCTCGGACCCGACGGGGGGTCGGCGTGGCAGACGTTCGTCGACGGCACACCGACCGTCTTCGACGACGTGGACGCCTCCGAACAGTGGTTCGACGCGTCGGCCGTCCGGAGCGGCCTCTACGTACCGCTGGGTGAACACGGCGTGCTCGTCGCCCTCTCGCCCGAGTCGAACGAGTACGACGAGGAAACCGTCGAACTCGCGGAACTGTTCGCGACGACGGCCGAGGCTGCGCTCGACCGGATCGGCCGGACTCGACGGCTCCACGATCACGAGCGCGAACTCAAGCAGCAGAACATCCACCTCGAGCGACTGAACCACGCCAACCAGGTCCGGCAGGACATCGAACAGCTCCTGTTGATGGCCGACTCCCGGACCGAGATCGAGGAGGGAATCTGCGACAGACTGGTCGATCTCGAGTCGTGCTCGATGGCCTGGATCGGCGAACCCGATCCGAGCGGGAATCAGATCCGTTCCCGAACGGTATCCGGGCTCGATCGGGGCTATCTCGACTCGGTTGCAGTGACGACCGTCGAGGACACTGCCGCCGAACCCGCCGGCCGGACCGCACGAAGCCGTACGCCGACCCACGTCGAAAACGTCGCCGACGCGGTCCGAGACGGTGCCTGGCGTGCCGATGCCCTCTCTCGGAACTTCCAGTCGGTGTACGCCGTCCCGCTCGTCTACGACGACTTCCTCTACGGCGTCCTCACGATCTACGGCGAGGATCGGGACGTCTTCGACGAGACGCTTCGCTCGACGCTCGCGGAACTCGGGGAGACCATCGCGTACACGATCGACGCGGTCAAGCGCAAGAACGCCCTGGTGGACGACGATCGCACGGAGGTCGAACTGGAACTCGACCGCGAGTCCACGCTGTGTCGACTCGCGACTCGACTCGACGCGCGGCTGACGTTCGAGGGGGCGACGTCGCGAGAAGACGGCTCGACGATCGTGTTCGTTTCGGTCGACCGGTCGATCGACGGCGCCGACCTCGACGGATCGGCGGCCGACGTCGACGGGATCGAGCACGCGTCGATCATCGCGGATATCGAAGCGCAGACGCTGGTGCAACTCCAGTTCACCGGATCGTTCCTCGGATCGATCGTCGACGCACACGGTGCCACGTTGCGGGCCTTCACGACCGACGGGACGACCGCCCGGGCGGTCATCGACGTCCCGGACGCGATCGAGATCCGTGAGGTGCTGTCGGACATCGAACGCCACGGGATCCCCGCGTCGATGGTCGCCCGTCGCGAACAGCCGACGGCCGAAGACACGTCGCTCGACGCACGGAGCCGAAATGCCCTGCTCGAGACGCTCACCGATCGGCAACGAGAAGTCGTCCAGACCGCCTTCCACGGCGGATTTTTCGAGTGGCCACGGGAGACGACCGGCGAGGAGATCGCCGAATCGCTCGACATTTCGGCCCCGGCGTTTCACAAACACGTCCGGTCCGTCGAGGGGAAACTCTTTACCGCGCTGTTCGACAGCACGACCGCGGTCCCTGACGGTTAA
- a CDS encoding HalOD1 output domain-containing protein: MTEMTSRSPSVSTEEPYTVQYDRLDDEPLSVAVADAVAAFCNDDVTALDPLHYSINADALERLFEPRADGLRSGGSVTFEYNDCLVTVDSDGEIRVESA, encoded by the coding sequence ATGACCGAAATGACTTCACGATCGCCGTCGGTATCGACTGAGGAGCCGTACACCGTACAGTACGATCGACTCGACGACGAACCACTCAGCGTCGCCGTGGCTGACGCCGTCGCGGCGTTCTGTAACGACGACGTCACCGCGCTCGATCCGCTTCACTACTCGATCAACGCCGACGCACTCGAGCGCCTCTTCGAGCCGCGGGCGGACGGACTCCGATCCGGGGGGTCGGTGACTTTCGAATACAACGATTGTCTGGTAACCGTCGATTCTGACGGCGAAATCAGAGTCGAATCCGCGTAA
- a CDS encoding Rid family hydrolase, with product MLDEIDKDYTDIPKVMAYVVKPHDRLEDVISVWDEFFDSPYPCHTLIGVDQLALEGLLIEIDVEVPLEE from the coding sequence TTGCTTGACGAGATCGATAAAGACTATACTGACATCCCAAAGGTCATGGCCTATGTTGTTAAACCACATGACCGTCTTGAAGACGTCATCTCTGTCTGGGACGAGTTTTTCGACTCCCCTTACCCCTGTCATACGTTAATCGGGGTCGACCAACTGGCTCTCGAAGGACTCCTCATCGAGATCGACGTAGAGGTCCCACTTGAAGAATAG
- a CDS encoding GYD domain-containing protein: MEREREHTTMPTYIVLFKKTEEGRKITAEDARQRRAKGIEINEEYGTEIRGLYYGLGEYEMVAIVDAPDSETVAKVQLAYEREGLARTEAFEVFEPDEWDAILEDAL; the protein is encoded by the coding sequence ATGGAACGCGAACGGGAGCACACAACAATGCCAACCTACATCGTCCTGTTCAAGAAAACCGAAGAAGGGCGGAAGATAACGGCTGAGGACGCACGGCAACGACGAGCGAAGGGGATAGAGATCAACGAAGAGTACGGGACGGAGATACGAGGTCTCTATTATGGACTCGGCGAATACGAGATGGTCGCGATTGTTGACGCGCCTGATAGTGAAACTGTGGCGAAAGTCCAACTCGCCTACGAGCGAGAGGGCCTCGCCCGCACAGAGGCGTTTGAGGTGTTCGAGCCAGACGAGTGGGACGCAATCCTCGAAGACGCACTCTAA
- a CDS encoding IS5 family transposase, with product MHSKLARFTERCVELSQKAVGSGSKEPLSKGKGGYADWVIVAIHGLREYLDHSYRRLLDVLREMPAIVAKLGLSPDELPDFTTVCVRKQDLKMPVWRMLLQLSAELFDTGEVQAIDSTSIAHRSSSHNYAKRVKGTFESVKTTILVDCSTRAILDVHCSMNLPHDTQIAWQVLKRNLSNVETVVADKGFDWDELRQMLRNEGIRPVIKHREFYSLDATHNARIDDETYHQRSIAESMFFALRKRFGSTLKARTWFGQFRELVLKAAVRNIEQSLRA from the coding sequence GTGCACTCCAAACTGGCCCGCTTCACCGAACGATGCGTCGAATTGTCTCAAAAAGCTGTCGGAAGCGGTTCGAAAGAACCTCTCAGCAAAGGAAAGGGTGGCTACGCTGATTGGGTGATCGTAGCGATCCATGGTCTTCGGGAATACCTCGATCACTCCTACCGACGGTTGCTAGACGTTCTTCGAGAAATGCCAGCTATTGTCGCCAAACTCGGCCTTTCACCGGATGAGTTGCCGGACTTCACCACCGTTTGTGTTCGAAAACAGGATCTCAAGATGCCCGTCTGGCGGATGCTGCTGCAGCTGTCGGCGGAACTATTCGATACCGGAGAGGTACAAGCAATCGACTCAACCAGCATCGCTCATCGCTCGTCCAGCCACAACTACGCAAAGCGCGTCAAAGGAACGTTTGAGTCGGTTAAAACCACTATTCTCGTAGACTGTTCTACGCGAGCTATTCTCGACGTACACTGCTCAATGAACCTACCACATGACACGCAGATTGCGTGGCAAGTCCTGAAAAGAAACCTCAGCAACGTGGAAACCGTCGTCGCCGACAAAGGGTTTGATTGGGATGAACTCCGGCAGATGCTGCGAAACGAGGGAATTAGACCGGTGATCAAGCATCGTGAGTTCTACTCGCTCGATGCCACACACAATGCTCGGATTGATGATGAAACCTACCATCAACGGTCTATCGCAGAATCGATGTTTTTCGCGTTACGCAAGCGATTCGGTTCAACACTTAAGGCAAGAACGTGGTTCGGACAGTTCCGCGAACTCGTCCTTAAGGCCGCCGTCAGAAACATCGAACAATCGCTCAGGGCCTAA
- a CDS encoding PQQ-like beta-propeller repeat protein, which produces MPSRRALLSAIGTAASVGTAGCVGRIRRELVGYTPIEDPCDNPTGTWPTAGGDPGRTGRADTAPPAPDAAAVDLLAAARDDGQQQHASTLPVVADGTAYIPVTGGLVAVDLDAPMNGPIWDRDLDNGITAVPVLACGAVFAPGMNQLAALDRASGERYWRADAVSHHRNDATAAALDDTIYVAGFSPAAVDIRTGTVQWLEGAGGTLALDDDGVYTTRSDSQISGIFAYDLNGEERWRISGEFVGSASVLNGMVWVADYRGTASAIDARTGEVYWSRSLSGVSKVDSGLAVAGDEVFVPAGTGTTSVALDATTGEIRWAVDTGIVTGRPVVGDDWVAFGRTNDGVSVYDRSTGEERTTWSRAEHHLGTIDGVVPVKEGFVIREGSSSGLSLLR; this is translated from the coding sequence ATGCCCTCACGGAGAGCCCTCCTGTCGGCTATCGGTACTGCTGCCTCCGTCGGAACGGCCGGCTGTGTCGGTCGGATTCGCCGCGAACTTGTGGGCTATACCCCGATCGAAGACCCTTGTGACAATCCAACTGGAACGTGGCCGACCGCCGGTGGTGATCCCGGACGCACCGGTCGGGCTGACACCGCTCCGCCAGCACCCGACGCCGCCGCTGTGGACCTGCTCGCCGCCGCCCGTGACGATGGTCAGCAGCAACATGCCTCGACTCTCCCTGTGGTCGCGGATGGAACAGCGTATATCCCCGTGACCGGTGGACTCGTCGCGGTTGACCTCGACGCGCCGATGAACGGGCCGATCTGGGATCGCGACCTCGACAACGGCATCACTGCCGTACCGGTGCTCGCCTGCGGGGCCGTCTTCGCCCCAGGAATGAACCAACTGGCCGCCCTTGACCGTGCATCGGGCGAACGGTACTGGCGAGCTGACGCCGTAAGTCACCACCGCAACGATGCCACTGCCGCGGCTCTCGACGACACCATCTACGTCGCTGGATTCAGTCCCGCCGCCGTCGACATCCGTACCGGAACGGTCCAGTGGCTCGAGGGTGCCGGCGGGACGCTGGCCCTTGACGACGATGGCGTCTACACGACTCGAAGTGACTCACAGATCAGCGGTATCTTTGCGTACGACCTGAACGGCGAGGAGCGCTGGCGCATCTCGGGTGAGTTCGTTGGGTCCGCCTCAGTCCTCAACGGAATGGTCTGGGTCGCCGACTACCGTGGGACAGCCTCTGCTATCGACGCCAGAACCGGAGAGGTGTACTGGTCCCGCTCGCTTTCTGGTGTCAGCAAAGTCGACTCCGGACTTGCGGTGGCTGGAGACGAGGTATTCGTTCCCGCCGGTACTGGGACCACGAGCGTGGCTCTCGACGCGACCACGGGCGAGATCCGCTGGGCCGTCGATACCGGCATCGTCACCGGCCGTCCGGTGGTCGGCGACGACTGGGTCGCGTTCGGTCGGACAAACGACGGGGTCAGCGTCTACGACCGATCGACAGGCGAGGAGCGAACCACCTGGTCGCGTGCGGAGCACCACCTCGGGACGATCGATGGGGTCGTCCCGGTCAAGGAAGGGTTCGTGATCCGGGAGGGATCCTCCTCGGGACTCTCACTGCTTCGCTGA
- a CDS encoding HNH endonuclease, which produces MTIMKWPEYGEKFTAKIDRISGSGNEIIETSKASINIGPVVKGSEGKEIEALKVSGNYAKCLTDSVKSPNYTSEFLRLTRNTSPKVLPDFSSGYSGGIQTDADIEFCDNCGTLLYNEGGTWKCENCDQTESDTDSAPSEEDLSRQGSPDELERLRKEAEEAAVEQITEGSVTKRHPTPEYTRSSTIRQYVKARANGYCEGCGDQAPFTSKTGEPYLHAHHIHELSDGGSDTPDTVIALCPNCHYHVHHGEGGEEYNQELLEVVQGLEQ; this is translated from the coding sequence ATGACAATTATGAAATGGCCTGAATATGGTGAGAAATTCACAGCAAAAATAGATCGAATTAGCGGTTCTGGGAACGAGATAATCGAGACCAGTAAGGCTTCCATCAATATTGGGCCGGTGGTTAAGGGTAGTGAAGGGAAAGAGATTGAGGCTCTAAAGGTATCTGGAAACTATGCAAAGTGTCTTACAGACTCTGTCAAGTCACCAAATTACACCTCCGAGTTTCTCCGATTAACAAGAAACACGAGTCCAAAGGTACTACCAGACTTTTCGTCCGGTTATTCTGGTGGAATACAGACAGATGCCGATATTGAGTTCTGTGATAATTGTGGTACGTTGCTCTATAACGAGGGAGGGACCTGGAAATGTGAAAACTGCGACCAAACTGAATCTGATACTGATTCGGCACCTTCTGAGGAGGACCTTTCGCGTCAAGGTTCACCAGACGAACTTGAGAGACTTCGAAAAGAGGCTGAAGAGGCTGCTGTAGAGCAAATTACTGAAGGTTCAGTCACTAAACGACATCCGACCCCAGAATATACTCGTTCTTCAACGATCCGCCAATACGTCAAGGCTCGAGCAAACGGGTATTGTGAAGGGTGTGGGGATCAGGCTCCGTTCACCAGCAAGACAGGAGAACCGTATCTCCACGCTCACCACATCCACGAATTGAGCGACGGTGGTTCGGACACGCCGGATACCGTCATCGCTCTCTGTCCGAATTGTCATTATCATGTCCATCACGGAGAGGGTGGAGAAGAATACAACCAAGAGTTACTCGAAGTCGTCCAAGGACTCGAGCAGTGA
- a CDS encoding recombinase family protein — protein sequence MSAEADSIRVLGYGRISDADDDDETSLEGQRDDVEEYCKEHGYKLVKWKKPERLWWDRPV from the coding sequence ATGAGCGCAGAAGCAGACAGTATCCGGGTTCTCGGCTATGGTCGGATCTCGGATGCAGATGACGATGATGAAACGTCGCTTGAGGGGCAACGTGATGACGTCGAAGAATACTGTAAAGAACACGGGTACAAACTTGTTAAGTGGAAAAAACCGGAACGTCTCTGGTGGGACAGACCCGTTTGA